A window of Campylobacter pinnipediorum subsp. pinnipediorum contains these coding sequences:
- the truB gene encoding tRNA pseudouridine(55) synthase TruB, whose amino-acid sequence MNAIFVANKPYGLSSNHFLSRLKRKYKVKKAGFSGTLDPFATGVLVVAFGSYTRLFSYLNKTPKVYEATIWFGASSESGDNENIYQVEKLRPFSPDVFEIVRKSLLGKVSYIPPKFSAKNINGVRAYKLARSGVEFELKSQEMEIFSCEILNYSHPFLTIRVKVDEGAYVRSYAQLFAQKMGVNATLSALKRVSEGEFRFENERFLDPISILNLPKNEYFGDINEVMDGKKLDLCKLKMQKNGKYLLEYDEFFSIIEIKDDEINYCLNKVKKC is encoded by the coding sequence ATGAATGCAATTTTTGTAGCAAACAAGCCTTATGGTTTGAGTTCAAATCATTTTTTAAGTAGACTAAAACGCAAATATAAAGTAAAAAAAGCTGGTTTTTCTGGCACTTTAGATCCATTTGCTACTGGGGTTTTGGTTGTAGCTTTTGGCTCTTACACTAGGCTATTTTCTTATTTAAATAAGACCCCAAAAGTATATGAAGCTACAATTTGGTTTGGTGCAAGTAGTGAGAGTGGGGATAATGAAAATATATATCAAGTTGAAAAACTAAGACCGTTTTCGCCAGATGTTTTTGAGATAGTAAGAAAATCTTTGCTGGGCAAGGTTAGTTATATTCCGCCAAAATTTAGTGCTAAAAATATCAATGGAGTAAGAGCATATAAGCTTGCTAGAAGTGGCGTTGAGTTTGAGTTAAAATCTCAGGAAATGGAGATATTTTCTTGTGAAATTTTAAATTATTCTCATCCGTTTTTAACCATAAGAGTTAAAGTAGATGAGGGTGCTTATGTAAGATCTTATGCTCAACTTTTTGCACAAAAGATGGGTGTAAATGCTACACTTAGTGCTTTAAAAAGGGTTAGCGAGGGTGAGTTTAGATTTGAAAACGAACGATTTTTAGACCCTATAAGTATTTTAAATTTGCCAAAAAATGAGTATTTTGGTGATATTAATGAAGTAATGGATGGTAAAAAGCTAGATTTATGTAAGCTTAAAATGCAAAAAAATGGAAAATATTTATTGGAATATGATGAATTTTTTAGTATTATTGAGATAAAAGATGATGAGATAAATTATTGTTTAAATAAGGTAAAAAAATGTTAA
- the flgC gene encoding flagellar basal body rod protein FlgC has product MYLNDFDISGYGLSAQRFRMNVISSNIANANTTRTAEGGPYRRQEVIFKAFDFDKVLNKQIKEQNSMLEYSNPLDDPASPKDAFPPVMSVVVDKIVRDDKDFQLKYDPNHPDANANGYVAYPNINPVIEMSDLIEATRAYQANVAAFQSAKSIAQSAIQMIAGGQ; this is encoded by the coding sequence ATGTATTTAAATGATTTTGATATTAGTGGATATGGACTTAGTGCACAGCGTTTTAGAATGAATGTTATTAGCTCAAATATAGCTAATGCAAACACAACTAGAACAGCAGAGGGCGGTCCTTATAGAAGACAAGAGGTTATCTTTAAAGCTTTTGATTTTGATAAGGTTTTAAACAAACAAATAAAAGAGCAAAACTCTATGCTTGAATATTCAAATCCTTTAGATGATCCTGCATCGCCAAAAGATGCTTTTCCACCTGTTATGAGTGTTGTTGTTGATAAGATAGTTAGGGATGATAAAGATTTTCAGCTAAAATATGATCCAAACCATCCGGATGCAAATGCAAATGGGTATGTTGCTTATCCAAATATTAATCCAGTTATAGAAATGAGCGATTTGATAGAGGCTACTAGGGCATATCAAGCTAATGTTGCTGCTTTTCAAAGTGCTAAAAGTATAGCTCAAAGCGCTATACAAATGATTGCAGGGGGACAATAA
- a CDS encoding ATP-dependent helicase: MSEILNQLNDTQKEAATHIDGPMLILAGAGSGKTKTITSRLAYLVGEVGIDPANTLTLTFTNKAANEMRVRALRLLDKNEFQIPLLCTFHKFGLLFLKFYIDRLGRKNNFIIIDTDDKKKILKGFESSLPTSVLSNEISNYKNSLFSVEDVLSNATLLSGEKNQDGFYQKVAQIYKQYEEYLSANNLVDFDDLLVLTYKILDSDDELAKNISNRYKYIMVDEYQDTNELQYKLLRKLCTSHSNICVVGDDDQSIYGWRGAKIDNILNFKNQFNNTKIIKLEHNYRSTSQILKVANELINHNRNRLGKILISTKEDGENVNLFESIDEVAEATKIAKSIKELIQSGVNAPDIAILYRVNALSRSLEEGLNKENIPYKMVGGVKFYERAEIKDIISYIRLVTNQNDDFSLRRIINRPKRGLGKVSLEKIENFAFENKISLFKAVELLSEKDDVFNKKTATSLCDFIQNLKDIGDSDGIFKLIDDLEAKFGIRKYYESLPDGSDRAANIDEFYAMIKDQIKQDPSFDLDEFLNELTLTSEQDGVSDKMISIMSVHASKGLEFEHLFVIGMEEGFFPLIGDGSDLEEERRLAYVAITRAKKSLSLSYANSRFYKGQRARLNKSRFLSEAGLIQGSLVIERSNEYKKGDLVKHKIFGIGRVTGLSRVKKEFKLTINFGGNVKEIMSSFVEKAV; the protein is encoded by the coding sequence ATGAGTGAAATACTAAATCAATTAAACGACACACAAAAAGAGGCTGCAACTCATATAGATGGTCCTATGCTTATACTAGCTGGTGCCGGAAGTGGTAAGACAAAAACAATAACTTCAAGACTTGCTTATTTGGTTGGAGAGGTTGGTATAGATCCGGCAAATACACTTACTTTGACTTTTACAAACAAAGCAGCAAATGAGATGAGGGTAAGGGCCTTGAGGCTACTGGATAAGAATGAATTTCAAATACCTTTACTTTGTACTTTTCATAAATTTGGACTTTTGTTTTTGAAGTTTTATATAGATAGGCTAGGTAGAAAAAATAATTTTATCATAATTGATACTGATGATAAAAAAAAGATTTTAAAAGGGTTTGAAAGTTCTTTGCCGACATCTGTTTTGTCGAATGAAATTTCAAATTATAAAAATTCACTTTTTAGTGTTGAAGATGTTTTAAGTAATGCAACTTTACTAAGCGGCGAAAAAAATCAAGATGGCTTTTATCAAAAAGTAGCTCAAATTTATAAACAATATGAAGAGTATTTGAGTGCTAATAATCTTGTTGATTTTGATGATCTGTTAGTTCTTACATATAAGATTTTAGATAGTGATGATGAGTTAGCAAAAAACATATCCAATAGATATAAATATATAATGGTAGATGAGTATCAAGATACAAATGAGCTTCAATATAAACTTTTAAGAAAGCTATGCACATCTCATTCAAATATATGTGTTGTTGGCGATGATGATCAGAGTATATATGGTTGGCGTGGTGCAAAAATAGACAATATTTTAAATTTTAAAAATCAATTTAATAATACAAAAATTATAAAACTAGAGCATAACTATCGCTCTACTTCACAAATTTTAAAAGTAGCCAATGAGCTTATAAATCACAATAGAAATCGTCTTGGAAAAATACTTATTAGCACAAAAGAAGATGGCGAAAATGTAAATCTTTTTGAAAGTATAGATGAGGTCGCTGAGGCTACAAAGATAGCTAAAAGCATAAAAGAACTTATACAAAGCGGAGTAAATGCACCTGATATAGCTATACTTTATAGAGTAAATGCACTTTCTAGGTCATTAGAAGAGGGTTTAAATAAAGAAAATATACCTTATAAGATGGTTGGTGGTGTTAAGTTTTATGAAAGAGCTGAGATAAAAGATATCATAAGCTATATAAGACTTGTCACAAATCAAAATGATGATTTTTCCTTAAGAAGAATAATAAATCGCCCAAAAAGAGGTCTTGGTAAGGTTAGTCTTGAAAAGATAGAAAATTTTGCTTTTGAAAATAAAATTTCTTTATTTAAAGCGGTTGAATTGCTTAGTGAAAAAGATGATGTTTTTAATAAAAAAACAGCAACTTCTTTGTGTGATTTTATACAAAATTTAAAAGATATTGGTGATTCTGATGGGATTTTTAAGCTTATTGATGATTTGGAAGCTAAGTTTGGAATAAGAAAATATTATGAGAGCTTACCAGATGGTAGTGATAGGGCTGCGAATATTGATGAATTTTATGCGATGATAAAAGATCAGATAAAACAAGATCCAAGTTTTGATTTGGACGAGTTTTTAAATGAGCTTACTTTAACCAGCGAACAAGATGGTGTTAGTGATAAGATGATATCTATAATGAGTGTTCACGCTAGCAAGGGTTTGGAGTTCGAGCATTTGTTTGTTATAGGTATGGAGGAGGGATTTTTCCCTTTGATAGGCGATGGAAGTGATTTGGAGGAAGAGAGAAGACTTGCTTATGTTGCTATAACAAGGGCTAAAAAATCACTTAGTTTAAGCTATGCAAACTCAAGATTTTATAAAGGTCAGCGTGCTAGACTTAATAAAAGTAGATTTTTGTCAGAGGCCGGTTTAATACAAGGTTCTTTAGTTATAGAACGAAGTAATGAGTATAAAAAAGGTGATCTTGTAAAACATAAAATTTTTGGAATAGGGCGTGTTACCGGGCTTTCAAGGGTTAAAAAAGAGTTTAAACTAACTATAAATTTTGGTGGAAATGTGAAAGAAATAATGTCTAGTTTTGTGGAAAAAGCTGTATGA
- the smpB gene encoding SsrA-binding protein SmpB has translation MKEVAKNKKAFFEYSIIENFEAGIVLKGSETKALRLGRANLKDSFVRIIKGEIFLLNAHISHLETTHSHFRPDERGARKLLMHRKQIDRMFGLVTRDGFTIVPISIYLNDKNMFKVRIALAKGKNLHDKRETLKKKQADMDARSAMKNFGKNL, from the coding sequence GTGAAAGAGGTAGCAAAAAATAAAAAAGCATTTTTTGAATACTCTATAATAGAAAATTTTGAAGCTGGTATAGTTTTAAAAGGTAGCGAAACAAAGGCTTTAAGGCTTGGTAGGGCGAATTTAAAAGATAGTTTTGTTCGTATAATAAAAGGAGAGATTTTTTTATTAAATGCGCATATTTCTCATCTTGAAACAACACATAGTCATTTTAGACCAGATGAAAGAGGTGCTAGAAAGCTTTTGATGCATAGAAAACAGATAGATAGAATGTTTGGACTGGTAACTAGAGATGGATTTACTATAGTTCCTATTTCTATATATCTAAATGATAAAAATATGTTTAAGGTTAGAATAGCTCTTGCAAAAGGTAAAAATCTGCATGATAAGCGTGAGACATTGAAGAAAAAACAGGCTGATATGGATGCAAGGTCTGCTATGAAAAATTTTGGTAAAAATTTATAA
- a CDS encoding redoxin family protein, whose translation MKKGLLFLIMAIFFIGCSEDKVDNISGFKEFKDSEEVVLKGVNGQNKVLVRKNGGFVVKGEENKVVVIDIFGTFCPPCQEEAPGIAKYQLDNQKDFLIIGLTHFENVTDEYVVSDFIQKYNAFYFITNNQSVNDRIAEQVVKDIGYQHEIALPFKVILKNGYYQLVTDNNTGKFGVKYYLGGIKMSRMQSDIERINSLKQNME comes from the coding sequence ATGAAAAAAGGTTTATTGTTTTTAATAATGGCTATATTTTTTATTGGCTGTTCAGAAGATAAGGTAGATAATATTTCTGGTTTTAAAGAATTTAAAGATTCTGAAGAGGTGGTTTTAAAAGGCGTAAATGGTCAAAATAAAGTTTTGGTTCGTAAAAATGGTGGCTTTGTTGTAAAAGGTGAAGAGAACAAGGTTGTTGTTATTGATATATTTGGTACTTTTTGCCCACCTTGCCAAGAAGAGGCTCCGGGTATAGCAAAGTATCAACTTGATAATCAAAAAGATTTTTTAATCATAGGTTTAACTCATTTTGAAAATGTCACCGATGAATATGTTGTAAGTGATTTTATTCAAAAATATAATGCTTTTTATTTTATAACAAATAATCAAAGTGTGAATGACAGAATCGCAGAACAAGTTGTTAAGGATATAGGCTATCAGCACGAGATAGCACTTCCATTTAAAGTTATTTTGAAAAATGGATATTATCAACTTGTAACTGATAATAATACTGGCAAATTCGGAGTTAAATACTATCTTGGCGGTATTAAAATGAGTAGAATGCAAAGTGATATTGAAAGAATTAATAGTCTTAAGCAAAATATGGAATAA
- a CDS encoding peptidoglycan D,D-transpeptidase FtsI family protein — protein MNSNKTKTTVLYIVILVFILIFLSSMFFRISIDRKLPSMQTSEDNTALRGSIITKDGFRVAVSQKLYTAKLDTRSIDPNKKDMFIKLYSIYSGDSEKKIRNLINKTRGLLVLSENIDAKTAMHLKELSRKLYQKKIFIPIHGSSFIQGLDVFESEESRKNRTYIAKNALTPIIGYMIQKDGKSSGAKGIEKYYDDFLAPIQDAKFIGPRDVGSNIIFTSESNLANRVDGYDVGISVSLKFQSMLEKIVDNQREFLDASEIIACVMDSKTGEILALASSSRYDPSSIRKQDILSLNSAATEYSYEIGSVFKPFIFSILMSEKKLNPVEIVNTYNGKYKLGKRIIRDTHPEPSMSAEDVIAYSSNIGMIELSKRLDGIQIYNGLINFGFTQKTGVDIPYEQVGAIPSAIKLNSQTYKATVSYGYGVSATFMQLLKSYNVFNNKGIAVIPHFAVYFEKNGKKYSPPILNGLNQNSKQIISQDIAKRMKRILIKVVEKGTGQKAFTPGLEVGGKTGTAHIAKNGVYSNTYNGSFFGFANDDFGHNYTIGVLARNPKKKYYYYGAQSALPVFKRTVDLLVNEGYLKKNEIEKNDE, from the coding sequence ATGAATTCAAACAAAACAAAAACTACTGTTCTTTATATAGTTATTTTAGTTTTTATATTGATTTTTTTATCATCTATGTTTTTTCGTATAAGCATAGATAGAAAATTACCAAGTATGCAAACAAGCGAGGATAATACTGCTTTAAGAGGCTCTATAATCACAAAAGATGGCTTTAGAGTTGCTGTGAGTCAGAAGCTATATACAGCCAAGCTTGATACAAGAAGTATAGACCCAAATAAAAAAGATATGTTTATAAAACTTTATTCTATTTATAGTGGGGACAGTGAGAAAAAAATACGAAACCTTATAAACAAAACAAGAGGTTTGCTTGTATTATCTGAAAATATAGATGCAAAAACAGCTATGCATTTAAAAGAATTATCAAGAAAATTATATCAAAAAAAGATTTTTATACCTATACATGGCTCTAGTTTTATACAAGGTCTTGATGTATTTGAAAGTGAAGAGAGTAGAAAAAATAGAACTTATATAGCAAAAAATGCTTTAACCCCTATAATTGGCTATATGATACAAAAAGATGGAAAAAGCTCCGGTGCAAAAGGTATAGAAAAGTATTATGATGATTTTTTGGCGCCTATTCAGGATGCAAAATTTATAGGTCCAAGAGATGTTGGAAGCAATATAATATTTACGAGTGAATCTAATCTTGCAAATAGAGTAGATGGATATGATGTTGGAATTTCTGTATCTTTAAAATTCCAAAGTATGCTTGAAAAAATAGTTGATAACCAAAGAGAATTTTTAGATGCTAGTGAAATTATAGCTTGTGTTATGGATAGCAAGACAGGTGAAATTTTAGCTCTTGCATCAAGTTCTAGATATGATCCATCAAGTATTAGAAAACAAGATATATTGTCTTTAAACTCAGCAGCTACTGAGTATTCATATGAGATAGGTTCTGTGTTTAAACCTTTTATATTTTCTATATTGATGTCTGAAAAAAAATTAAATCCGGTTGAGATCGTAAATACTTATAATGGTAAATATAAACTTGGAAAAAGAATCATAAGAGATACTCATCCTGAGCCAAGCATGAGTGCCGAGGATGTTATAGCATATAGTTCAAATATAGGTATGATTGAGCTATCTAAGCGTTTAGATGGTATTCAGATATATAATGGTCTTATAAATTTTGGATTTACTCAAAAAACTGGCGTTGATATACCTTATGAACAAGTAGGTGCGATACCAAGTGCTATTAAGCTTAATTCTCAAACATATAAAGCAACAGTTAGCTATGGATACGGTGTTAGTGCAACATTTATGCAGCTTTTGAAATCTTATAATGTTTTTAATAATAAAGGCATTGCTGTTATCCCGCATTTTGCCGTATATTTTGAAAAAAATGGCAAGAAATATTCTCCACCTATATTAAATGGATTAAATCAAAACTCAAAACAAATAATATCTCAAGATATTGCAAAAAGAATGAAAAGAATACTTATAAAAGTTGTTGAAAAAGGAACTGGTCAAAAAGCATTTACCCCTGGCTTGGAAGTAGGAGGCAAAACAGGAACAGCTCATATAGCTAAAAATGGAGTATATTCTAATACATACAATGGATCATTTTTTGGGTTTGCAAATGATGATTTTGGACATAACTATACTATAGGTGTTCTTGCTAGAAATCCTAAGAAAAAATATTATTATTATGGGGCACAAAGTGCTTTACCGGTATTTAAGAGAACTGTTGATTTGCTTGTAAATGAAGGTTATCTGAAAAAGAACGAGATTGAGAAAAATGATGAGTAA
- the flgB gene encoding flagellar basal body rod protein FlgB: MFVLETSKSRPLVESAMSARELRQKMISSNIANIDTPFYKSRDIGFESELSSRANEIYNKTKSKELKLAKTNDKHIDMVGFPRTGVASVFLRDGHLARNDANTVDLDVETTELSKNYIMLNALDSAYKRDSSIFKSVIDASGKM, encoded by the coding sequence ATGTTTGTTTTAGAGACATCAAAATCAAGACCATTGGTTGAATCAGCTATGAGTGCTAGGGAGCTTAGACAAAAGATGATATCTAGCAACATTGCAAATATAGATACTCCATTTTATAAATCAAGAGATATAGGTTTTGAATCAGAGCTTAGTTCTAGGGCTAATGAGATTTACAATAAAACAAAAAGTAAAGAATTAAAATTAGCAAAAACAAATGACAAACATATAGATATGGTTGGTTTTCCAAGAACTGGGGTAGCTAGTGTGTTTTTAAGAGATGGCCATTTGGCTAGAAATGATGCAAATACTGTTGATTTAGATGTTGAAACAACAGAACTTAGTAAAAACTATATAATGTTAAATGCTTTGGATAGTGCTTATAAAAGAGATAGTTCTATATTTAAAAGCGTAATAGACGCAAGTGGCAAAATGTAA
- the csrA gene encoding carbon storage regulator CsrA: protein MLILSRKENEEILLGNDIKLVVVSINKGAVKLGIEAPKNTMILRSELANQIKDSNKQASKDVPCDSFDELRKKIEK from the coding sequence ATGTTAATATTGTCAAGAAAAGAAAATGAAGAGATATTATTAGGCAATGATATAAAATTGGTTGTAGTTAGTATAAATAAAGGTGCTGTAAAGCTTGGAATAGAAGCCCCTAAAAACACAATGATACTAAGAAGCGAACTTGCAAATCAAATTAAAGACTCAAATAAGCAAGCTAGTAAAGATGTTCCTTGTGATAGCTTTGATGAGCTTAGAAAAAAAATAGAAAAATGA
- the fliE gene encoding flagellar hook-basal body complex protein FliE has translation MNDISSISKISQLNQDKTTQKKSDVDFASVLDNSLKELNKVQENADKAIADLATGEVKDLHQAAIAIGKAETSMKLMLEIRNKALSAYKEISRTQI, from the coding sequence ATGAACGATATATCTAGTATATCCAAGATCTCACAATTAAACCAAGATAAAACCACTCAAAAAAAATCAGATGTTGATTTTGCTAGTGTTTTAGATAACTCATTAAAAGAGTTAAATAAGGTTCAAGAAAATGCCGATAAAGCAATCGCCGATCTTGCTACTGGAGAGGTTAAAGACTTACATCAAGCAGCAATAGCGATAGGCAAAGCTGAAACAAGTATGAAATTGATGTTAGAGATTAGAAATAAAGCTTTAAGTGCTTATAAAGAGATATCAAGAACTCAAATTTAG
- a CDS encoding 4-(cytidine 5'-diphospho)-2-C-methyl-D-erythritol kinase translates to MKSFAKLNIFLKIVGTRRNYHEINSRFILLNDIYDEIYFKLSDKFYIESNYDIDDNIVLKAKKELEKAGYKNELDEYFKNHKIVLKKNIPMGSGMGGGSSNAATFLKLANEELNLNIKTEKLAEIASKIGSDVPFFVYNYPSANVSGIGENVIYFDDEIPQIDLIMPNISCETPRVYREFRDKFMQNIDIKQADNFMNKKSNELLCMYKNYELNDLFLPCLSLYSKMKDFDNKFLSGSGSTMFGLKGVK, encoded by the coding sequence ATGAAAAGTTTTGCTAAATTAAATATATTTTTAAAAATAGTTGGTACTCGTAGAAATTATCATGAAATTAACTCAAGATTTATACTTTTAAATGATATTTATGATGAGATTTATTTTAAACTTTCTGATAAATTTTATATAGAAAGTAATTATGATATAGATGATAATATAGTATTAAAAGCAAAAAAAGAGTTAGAAAAAGCAGGATATAAAAACGAACTAGATGAGTATTTTAAAAATCATAAAATAGTATTGAAAAAAAATATACCTATGGGAAGCGGAATGGGAGGTGGTAGTTCAAATGCTGCTACCTTTTTAAAATTAGCAAACGAAGAATTAAATCTAAACATAAAAACAGAAAAACTTGCCGAGATAGCTTCAAAAATAGGTTCAGATGTACCTTTTTTTGTATATAATTATCCTAGTGCAAATGTAAGTGGTATTGGTGAAAATGTGATTTATTTTGATGATGAAATTCCACAAATAGATCTTATTATGCCAAATATATCTTGTGAAACGCCAAGGGTTTATCGTGAGTTTAGAGATAAATTTATGCAAAATATAGATATAAAACAAGCTGATAATTTTATGAATAAAAAAAGCAATGAGCTTTTGTGTATGTATAAAAATTATGAGTTAAATGATCTATTTTTGCCTTGTTTATCTCTTTATTCTAAGATGAAAGATTTTGATAATAAATTTTTAAGCGGCAGCGGAAGCACGATGTTTGGTTTAAAGGGTGTAAAGTGA